CCTCGACGCCTTCGACGCCAATCTCGCGGCGATGGCCGCCTTCGCCGCACGCCACGGCGTCGCCTTACGTCCGCATGCGAAGGCGCACAAGTCCAGCGCCATCGCGCGGCGTCAGATCGATGCGGGCGCAGTTGGCGTGTGCTGTCAGAAGTTGTCGGAGGCTTATCCGTTCGCGGCGGCGGGCATCGAAAGCATCCATATAAGTAACGAGTTCGTAGGCGCGGACAAGCTCGCGATGGCCGTCGAGCTGGCTGCGCATGTGCGCCTGTCCGTGTGCGTAGATGCCTTGCCGCAAGTGACGGCGCTCGGCGAAGCGGCCGCACGCGCGGGCGTCACGATCGACGTGTTGCCGGAAGTCGATGCCGGTCAGCGACGTTGCGGCGTGACGAGCGAGGATGCGCTGTTCGCGCTCGTCGATGCGATCGCCGCGCAAAGCGCGCTGCGCTTCGCGGGCATTCAGGCATATCACGGCGGCGCGCAGCATATCGCGGACTGGCACGCTCGCAGGGCCGAGGCGCACCGCGCAGCGGAGCGCGCGGGGAATTTTGTATGCAAGCTCGAAGCGCGCGGCATTCAAAGTGCAATCGTGACGGGTGGCGGCACGGGCACCGTCGAATTCGACGCGACGAGCGGCGTCTACACCGAACTGCAAGCCGGTTCATATCTGTTCATGGACGGCGATTACGGTCACATCGCATGGGACGGCGCGTTGCGCTGGCGGCATAGCCTTTTCGTGCTGTCGACGATCATGAGCGCGACGCGTCCCGGTCTTGCCGTATGCGATGTGGGTCTCAAGGGACTTGCAGTGGACTCGGGCTTGCCGCGCCGCGTGCACAGGCCGGATCTCTCGATAGAGCCCACACTGACGTACGTCGCGGCTAATGACGAGCACGGCATGCTCGAAGTGCAAGGCTCGCTGCATGACGAGACGAACGCGTTGCTTGGCGAACGCATCCTCCTGCCACCGGGTCATTGCGATCCAACGGTGAACCTGTACGACCAATATGTGTGTTTTCGCGGCGAGCGCGTCGTCGACGTGTGGCCCATCGACGCGCGCGGATTGTCGCGCTAGGCGGCGCGCGATGCGTTGGCTGGATAGATCGCGGCGATCAGCGCGTCGAGGTCCGTCACGATGAGACTGACGACGAATCGCGCGACATCGTGCCCCGCGCCGTCCGACTGGTTGCGTGCGAGCGTCGCCTTCAGGTTGCGCACGCACGCGCGCACGCGCTCCAGCTTCCGTTCGTCTTCGCGAGGGGCGGAAAGCGCATCGGCGAGTGCTTCGAACGGCGCCTGCAGAGCGGGGCCGATGTCGCGATAACGCTCGTCGTGTTCATCGCGCTGTCCGTTCGACAACGCCGTGCCCAGAAAGAGCGCATCGCTGTGCAAGCGGCGAAGAAAGGGCGCCGCTTTGTCGATTGCATCCGATCGACGGCTCTGCAGCGGCACGATGATGTGCTCGCGCTCGGCTTCCTGCAGCGCATCGTCGAGCGCTTGCTGCGCCTGCGCGCTGCGTGCTTCGAGGCTCGCGCGCTGCGCTTCGTCGCCTGCTCCCGACAATTGCATGCCGACGAGGTGGCCGAGGCTCACGAGCGTATCGGCGACGCAACGATGCGCGGTCCGCAACGCGCGGTTCGGCAAGATCGCGGCGACGATGAAAGCCGACGTCGCGCCGATCAGTATCTCGAGCACGCGATGCAAGGGCCGCTGAAACGGCGGCCCGTTGCCGACCGGAATCAACACGACGATCACGAGCGTCACGCATGCGAGCCGCAAGGCAGGGCGCTTAGCGGTCAGGGCGGCGAGCGGCGCGAGCGCGACCGCGAAGACGGCGAGGGGCGAAGCGCCATGATGAATCGCAATCAGGCCGAGTACGCCCACGACCGAGCCGATGCAGGCACCGATGACCTGATCGCGCGCGGTGCCGAGTGCCTGAGTGAGACTCGGCTGAGTGACCACGACGAGCGTCGTGATGAGCGCCCAATAGCCTTCGGGGAGCGCTGCGAGGCGTGCACCGCCATAGCTGATCGCGCAGCCCATGAGCGTGCGCGCAAGACGCCGCGTTTCCGGGACGCCGAATGAAATCGTGGCGCTCATTCGATTCTCTTTGTCTTTTGAATTCTTTATCCCACGGCCGGCATCCAAGATGCAAGACGCCTTAAATGCCGGTCTTACCTGCGGCGAGAACGAGCCGTAGCCCCAGCGTCGCGATCATGCTCGCGGCGATGCGGTCTATCCACTTCCTTGCGCGCAAATACGCTTCGCGCGGACGCCGGCTCGAGAAGCACAGGGCGACGATCGTGTACCAGCCGAACTCGATCCCGAAGACGAGCGGCGGCAGCGCGAAGTAGCACCAGAGCGGCGGATCATGAGGCAGCAGCGCCGCGAAGATGCTTCCGTACCAGATTGCTGTCTTCGGATTGCTCAGTTGCGTCGTGAGTCCGAGCCAGAAGGAACGGCTTGCGCTTCCGGCGCGCATGGCATCGCCGGACGGCATCGCCAGCGGCTGCGACGCTCCGCGCCAGATGCGAGACGCGATGTAGATCAGATACAGCCCGCCCGCGACCTTGAGCGCGACGTAAAGCCATTCCACCGCCAGCAGCAGCGTATAAAGGCCCGCCAGTGCGATGCCCCCGAAAACAATGCCGCCGATGCCCATTCCAAGCGCGGTCGCGAGGCCGTCTGAGCGCGAAAGGCTGATCGCATTGCGTGCGACGAGTACGAAGCTCGGGCCGGGAATCATCGCGCCGAGCAGGATCGCGAGAAGGATGCCCGATACGGCGGCTGACGCTGTCATGGTGTAACTCCTCGAATGCAAAATCCCCGATGGCTGCATGCAGCATGCAAATTAGAGCGCGCCACTCCGTCCCGCCAAAACCGGCCGCTTATTCGCTGCCCTGCGCCTCCGCCATGCTTTCCTCGCGAACGGCGCGGTTCCGGCCAGCGCGTTTCGCGCGATAGAGCGCGGCATCGGCGCTCTCGAGCAGCCTGAGGGCCGTCTCGCTGTGGCGAGGGTGTGCCGTTGCGCAGCCGATGCTGATCGTGAGGATGCCCTTCGCCGAGCCGCTGTTCGGTATCGCAAGCGCTTCGACCCCGCCGCGCAGGCGCTCCGCGAAAGAGATCGCGGCGTCCGACGACGTGCCGGGTAGCACGATTACGAATTCCTCGCCACCGTATCGCGCGAGGATATCGCCGGGCCGCTGCGCTGCATTCTGTATGCAATCGGCCACGGCGACGAGTGCATCGTCGCCCGTTGCGTGACCGTATGTGTCGTTATAGAGCTTGAAGTAGTCCACATCGACGAAAAGCGCCGACACCGGAGCATCGCTGCGGCGCGCGCGTCGCCACTCTTCGCCGAGACGCCGGTCGAGCGCGCGGCGGTTGCTCAAGCCGGTCAACGAATCGGTGCCGGCCAGCCGTTGCAGCTTTTCCTGAGCGATGGCGCGCGAACGCAGGGAAATCGCGAGCAGCCACGAAATTGCGATGAACCCGCCGCCGAACATCACCCTAAGACCGCCGATGACGAGGCTGCGTTCGCGCCATCCGGCGAGCACATCGTCCTCGGCGGGTGCAACAGCCGCGATCAGCTGAGTGCCCGGCACATGCGCGAAGGTGTAGAGGCGGCGCACGCCGTCGAGCCTGGATGTCGAGATGTACGATCCCGACCGCTGGTTCTTCATTGCGATGAAGGTTGGCGAAGTGGAGAGGTTACTCGAGGCATCGCCCGGCAACTCGGGCTTGCGTGCGAGCATCACGCCGTCGTTTTGCACAATGAATACCGAACCGGAACGCCCAAGCTTCACGCGCGACAGCAGCGAATCGAAGTAGTCGATGTCGAGCGCAATGACTGCGACGCCCGCGAAAGAGCCATCGGGCGCGTCGATGCGCCGGCTCAGTGCGAGCGATGTCTTGCCGTTGCGCAACCGGGAGCGGTAAGGGCCGGAGATGAACAGTCCGGCGTGCGGGTGCTGGGCATGCACGCGGAAATAGTCGCGATCGTTGAACAGCAGAGCCGAATGATCGGATTCACTGCGTTCGTCGACGATTTGTCCTTGCGCGTTCATGACGAACGCACCGCCGATATAGCTCACTGCGGTCGCGCCGTCGAAGAGGACCATCTTGCGCAGTTCGGTCGAGAGTTGCGGGACTGCCGGGTTTTCCATGCCGCTCACGATCGTGCGCAGCGACAGGTCGCTCGATTCGACATTGCGTGCAATATCCGCGCTCAGCGTCGCGACAAGGTTCGCCGATGCCTCGTGCGCGTTTTGCAGCGCCTGCGCGCGTCCCTGCCACAGCGCGGCAAACGACAGCACCGCCATCGAAACAGCGACGGCGGTGCCGATTGCGCCAGCCAGCAGCGGAAAGCGCGAGAACACATCAGCTACGCGCATCCACGCATGGCTGTTGCGCCGATACAGGCGCAGCCCGACGGCGCGGCCGGTCTTGCGCACTGCATTCAATCTACGAGGCATGCATCTCTCTCCGTGGCGCGAGCTTGTCCCTCATCGATTTATGGTTCTGCGTTGCGGGATCTCGGAAATACCGCAAATCTAGGACTCGCATGAGGCCCCTCGACGGGCCCACTCTGTGTTGTTAGCAGCGTGATTTTTTCGTCGGTATTCTGTATCCAAACGAAAGCCGGCGTAACGCGCTTACGCGATCATTTCACGAGGCGAAGCCGCTTCGTCACGATGGCACCGTCGTTGCGATCAACGAGCCAGACGGCATCAATGCGCCCGTGGAGCGTAGACGTCCGGCGCGTGATATCGGTGGGCTCCTCGTCCGTGGGATCGCTATGTTCCACCCGATCCGAGAGATACGGCGGCTCGAGCGAGCACACGAGCACGACGGCGAAGTCGCTGCTGCCGTGGGTCGGATCGAAGCCGGGGAGAACCACGCGGCCACGCACGCTCGTCTTCGCGCGCTCCTTTGTCTCCAGCTCGATAGTATCGATCGTCTGAACGAAGCCCCTGGCTTTCGCCTCGGGCGCGATCACGAGCTTGCGTCCGCTTTGCCCCTCGACGTTTCGC
The sequence above is a segment of the Caballeronia sp. Lep1P3 genome. Coding sequences within it:
- a CDS encoding DSD1 family PLP-dependent enzyme, with product MALIPPPATRVGDTLGTIATPSLLIDLDAFDANLAAMAAFAARHGVALRPHAKAHKSSAIARRQIDAGAVGVCCQKLSEAYPFAAAGIESIHISNEFVGADKLAMAVELAAHVRLSVCVDALPQVTALGEAAARAGVTIDVLPEVDAGQRRCGVTSEDALFALVDAIAAQSALRFAGIQAYHGGAQHIADWHARRAEAHRAAERAGNFVCKLEARGIQSAIVTGGGTGTVEFDATSGVYTELQAGSYLFMDGDYGHIAWDGALRWRHSLFVLSTIMSATRPGLAVCDVGLKGLAVDSGLPRRVHRPDLSIEPTLTYVAANDEHGMLEVQGSLHDETNALLGERILLPPGHCDPTVNLYDQYVCFRGERVVDVWPIDARGLSR
- a CDS encoding aromatic acid exporter family protein, yielding MSATISFGVPETRRLARTLMGCAISYGGARLAALPEGYWALITTLVVVTQPSLTQALGTARDQVIGACIGSVVGVLGLIAIHHGASPLAVFAVALAPLAALTAKRPALRLACVTLVIVVLIPVGNGPPFQRPLHRVLEILIGATSAFIVAAILPNRALRTAHRCVADTLVSLGHLVGMQLSGAGDEAQRASLEARSAQAQQALDDALQEAEREHIIVPLQSRRSDAIDKAAPFLRRLHSDALFLGTALSNGQRDEHDERYRDIGPALQAPFEALADALSAPREDERKLERVRACVRNLKATLARNQSDGAGHDVARFVVSLIVTDLDALIAAIYPANASRAA
- a CDS encoding LysE family translocator; amino-acid sequence: MTASAAVSGILLAILLGAMIPGPSFVLVARNAISLSRSDGLATALGMGIGGIVFGGIALAGLYTLLLAVEWLYVALKVAGGLYLIYIASRIWRGASQPLAMPSGDAMRAGSASRSFWLGLTTQLSNPKTAIWYGSIFAALLPHDPPLWCYFALPPLVFGIEFGWYTIVALCFSSRRPREAYLRARKWIDRIAASMIATLGLRLVLAAGKTGI
- a CDS encoding diguanylate cyclase — translated: MPRRLNAVRKTGRAVGLRLYRRNSHAWMRVADVFSRFPLLAGAIGTAVAVSMAVLSFAALWQGRAQALQNAHEASANLVATLSADIARNVESSDLSLRTIVSGMENPAVPQLSTELRKMVLFDGATAVSYIGGAFVMNAQGQIVDERSESDHSALLFNDRDYFRVHAQHPHAGLFISGPYRSRLRNGKTSLALSRRIDAPDGSFAGVAVIALDIDYFDSLLSRVKLGRSGSVFIVQNDGVMLARKPELPGDASSNLSTSPTFIAMKNQRSGSYISTSRLDGVRRLYTFAHVPGTQLIAAVAPAEDDVLAGWRERSLVIGGLRVMFGGGFIAISWLLAISLRSRAIAQEKLQRLAGTDSLTGLSNRRALDRRLGEEWRRARRSDAPVSALFVDVDYFKLYNDTYGHATGDDALVAVADCIQNAAQRPGDILARYGGEEFVIVLPGTSSDAAISFAERLRGGVEALAIPNSGSAKGILTISIGCATAHPRHSETALRLLESADAALYRAKRAGRNRAVREESMAEAQGSE